One window from the genome of Deinococcus apachensis DSM 19763 encodes:
- the rlmN gene encoding 23S rRNA (adenine(2503)-C(2))-methyltransferase RlmN yields the protein MQFLLDLHPDQYPLEGFRWRQLLEWVFVQGVGTFDAMTNLPVEVRADLAARYTLNPFREIETVRSSDGSVKYLFTLNDGRQMEAVYMPYLDRKTICVSTMVGCPARCAFCATGAMGFGRNLTPGEIVAQVLAVAGGEGVAPREIRNLVFMGMGEAMLNYAHTMQAARILLHPQALGMSKRRVTLSTVGIAKGIRQLAAEDDLGIKLAISLHAPDEETRRRIIPTGAANSIEEIMAAARDYQAVTGRRVTLEYTMLRGVNDHLWQAELLADLLRGLVSHVNLIPMNPWEGSGFESSTEEQIQSFYDVLEARGVDVSVRRSRGKDAGAACGQLALKRPGAAISVPA from the coding sequence ATGCAGTTTCTCCTCGACCTTCACCCCGATCAGTACCCGTTGGAGGGCTTCCGGTGGCGGCAACTGCTGGAGTGGGTCTTCGTGCAGGGCGTGGGGACCTTCGACGCCATGACGAACCTTCCGGTAGAGGTTCGCGCCGACCTCGCCGCGCGCTACACCCTGAACCCCTTTCGGGAAATCGAGACGGTTCGCAGTTCGGACGGCTCGGTCAAATACCTCTTCACTCTCAATGACGGCCGCCAGATGGAAGCCGTCTATATGCCCTACCTCGACCGCAAGACGATCTGCGTGTCCACGATGGTGGGCTGCCCCGCCCGCTGCGCCTTCTGCGCGACCGGGGCAATGGGCTTCGGCCGCAACCTGACGCCGGGCGAGATCGTGGCGCAGGTGCTTGCGGTGGCGGGCGGCGAGGGCGTCGCCCCGCGTGAGATTCGCAACCTGGTCTTCATGGGCATGGGCGAGGCCATGCTGAACTACGCCCACACCATGCAGGCCGCGCGTATCCTGCTGCACCCGCAGGCGCTGGGCATGAGCAAGCGCCGCGTAACCCTCTCCACCGTGGGCATCGCCAAGGGCATCCGCCAACTGGCGGCCGAGGACGACCTGGGCATCAAGCTGGCGATCAGCCTGCACGCCCCGGACGAGGAAACGCGGCGGCGCATCATCCCGACCGGCGCCGCGAACTCCATCGAGGAGATCATGGCCGCCGCCCGCGACTATCAGGCGGTGACCGGGCGCCGGGTGACGCTGGAATACACCATGCTGCGTGGGGTGAACGACCACCTGTGGCAGGCGGAACTGCTCGCCGATCTGCTGCGCGGGCTGGTCAGCCACGTCAACCTGATCCCCATGAACCCCTGGGAAGGCTCAGGCTTCGAGAGCAGCACAGAGGAGCAGATTCAGTCCTTTTACGATGTGCTGGAGGCGCGGGGCGTGGACGTCAGCGTGCGCCGCTCGCGCGGGAAGGACGCGGGGGCGGCCTGCGGGCAACTCGCCCTCAAACGTCCCGGCGCGGCCATCAGCGTTCCCGCCTGA
- a CDS encoding DUF2721 domain-containing protein, with product MATADPNLSVLTAMITPAVLISGAGTLLMSTSTRLGRTTDRVRHLTARFKVLVSESGQLEPLAREEKRMIIRQLPRLARRSRIIQRAMTALYVAVALLVLTSILIGSGALFDAAFGPAPVVLAILGAASLAYGALLLSFETRLSARTTHEEMQFLVNLGQHYATLYSDEAERVAREV from the coding sequence GTGGCGACCGCCGACCCGAACCTCAGCGTCCTGACGGCGATGATCACGCCCGCCGTCCTCATCAGCGGCGCGGGCACATTACTCATGAGCACGAGTACGCGCCTGGGACGGACGACGGATCGAGTCCGTCATCTCACCGCGCGCTTCAAGGTGCTCGTGAGCGAGAGCGGCCAGCTTGAACCCCTCGCCCGCGAGGAAAAACGCATGATCATCCGTCAGCTTCCCCGCCTCGCCCGCCGCAGCCGCATCATCCAGCGGGCGATGACGGCGCTGTACGTGGCGGTCGCCCTGCTCGTGCTGACGAGCATCCTGATCGGCTCGGGGGCTCTGTTTGACGCGGCGTTTGGTCCGGCCCCGGTGGTCCTGGCGATCCTGGGCGCGGCCTCCCTCGCCTACGGGGCGCTCCTCCTGAGTTTCGAGACACGGCTGAGCGCGCGGACGACCCACGAGGAGATGCAGTTTCTGGTCAACCTGGGGCAGCACTACGCCACCCTCTACAGCGATGAGGCGGAGCGGGTGGCGCGCGAGGTGTAG
- a CDS encoding DNA-directed RNA polymerase subunit beta, with translation MSLSNQKPRIERFGEITEVIPLPNLTEVQVNSFRAFLQANKAPDRRDDTGLQSAFREVFPIDETEKGRSTGLVLDFLEYRLGEPPYTPEECREKDLTYQAPMYAKLQLIHKDSGLIKEDQVFLGDLPLMTEDGSFVINGADRVVISQIHRSPGVYFTSSYKGIKKMYTAAIIPMPKRGPWIELEMNAGVLEMKVNKRKFPVSLLLRVLGYDDAQLRSLFTEFEPDLELPEDKSAGMSADEALLRLFTVLRPGDPPKRDKAIQYLYGLLADPKRYDLGEPGRFKMNTKLGVNRQERTLLTFQDGKFSDAGLIDTIRYLMALQRGLETVGLGADEDGVVNEVPVTEDDIDHLGNRRVRTVGELLADQLRVGMGRMARGVRERMLLGNPDAATPTKLVNNRPIVAAMREFFGRSQLSQFKDQTNPLSDLRHKRRISALGPGGLTRERAGFDVRDVHRTHYGRICPIETPEGANIGLISSLSSYSKVNDLGFIEAPYRRVEQGRVTDDVVYMTADIEDRYTIAQANSPLNTDGTFADERVLARRKGDPLLYTPNEVDFMDVSPKQIVSINTSLIPFLEHDDANRALMGSNMQSQAVPLVRADSPAVGTGVEERVVTDSGTSVISDVTGRVSYVDARVIQVTLTEDAPQAGMVTGNIRTFELVRFTRSNQGTNLDQHPIVEVGDEVRPGQVIADGPASDLGRLALGQNITIAIMPFDGFNFEDAICISEGLVRKDFYTSVHIEKDEIEARDTKLGPEKITRDIPGLSEAALRDLDEDGIVRVGAEVKPGDILVGKTSFKGESEPTPEERLLRSIFGEKAREVKDTSLRVQSGQGGIVVKTVRFRRGDEGVDLKPGVREMVRVYVAQKRQLQVGDKVANRHGNKGVVSKILPPEDMPYLEDGTPVDLVFNPLGVPSRMNLGQILETHLGEVARLTGQKFVTPVFDSATEIAIKEMLEVAAAERLQRRKDEGFELDRREQEVLDRAGKLGVINPPNGDYEPAQMQLARTGKSILFDGRTGEPISGPVVVGTMYVMKLYHMVEDKLHARSTGPYSLITQQPLGGKAQFGGQRFGEMEVWALEAYGAAHTLQEMLTIKSDDIDGRDAAYQSIVKGEEVSGSTIPESFKVLVKELHSLGLDVEVLDNGDKPVDIFEGMMPKR, from the coding sequence ATGAGCCTTAGCAATCAGAAACCGCGTATAGAGCGCTTTGGTGAGATCACCGAAGTGATTCCGCTGCCCAATCTGACCGAAGTGCAGGTGAACTCCTTCAGGGCGTTCCTTCAGGCCAACAAGGCGCCCGACCGACGGGACGATACTGGCCTCCAGAGCGCCTTCCGCGAGGTCTTCCCTATCGACGAGACCGAGAAGGGCCGTTCGACGGGGCTGGTGCTGGACTTCCTGGAGTACCGCCTGGGCGAGCCGCCCTACACCCCGGAGGAGTGCCGCGAGAAGGACCTGACGTACCAGGCGCCGATGTACGCCAAGCTCCAACTGATCCACAAGGACAGCGGCCTGATCAAGGAAGACCAGGTGTTCCTGGGCGACCTGCCGCTGATGACCGAGGACGGCTCCTTCGTGATCAACGGGGCTGACCGCGTGGTGATCTCGCAGATTCACCGCTCGCCCGGCGTGTACTTCACGTCGAGTTACAAGGGCATCAAGAAGATGTACACGGCGGCGATCATCCCCATGCCCAAGCGCGGTCCCTGGATCGAGCTGGAGATGAACGCGGGCGTGCTGGAGATGAAGGTCAACAAGCGCAAGTTCCCGGTGAGCCTGCTGCTGCGCGTGCTGGGCTACGACGACGCCCAGCTCCGCTCGCTGTTCACCGAGTTTGAGCCCGACCTGGAACTCCCCGAGGACAAGAGCGCGGGCATGAGCGCCGACGAGGCCCTGCTGCGCCTCTTCACCGTGCTGCGCCCCGGTGACCCGCCCAAGCGCGACAAGGCGATTCAATACCTCTACGGGCTGCTGGCCGACCCCAAGCGCTACGACCTGGGCGAGCCCGGCCGCTTCAAGATGAACACCAAGCTGGGCGTGAACCGCCAGGAGCGCACCCTGCTGACGTTCCAGGACGGCAAGTTCAGCGACGCGGGCCTGATCGACACCATCCGGTACCTGATGGCGCTGCAGCGCGGCCTGGAGACCGTGGGCCTCGGCGCGGACGAGGACGGCGTGGTGAACGAGGTCCCCGTCACCGAGGACGACATCGACCACCTCGGCAATCGGCGCGTCCGCACCGTGGGCGAGTTGCTCGCTGACCAGCTCCGGGTGGGCATGGGCCGCATGGCGCGCGGTGTGCGCGAGCGCATGCTGCTCGGCAACCCCGACGCCGCCACGCCGACCAAGCTCGTGAACAACCGTCCCATCGTGGCGGCGATGCGCGAGTTCTTCGGCCGCTCCCAGCTCTCGCAGTTCAAGGACCAGACCAACCCGCTGTCCGACCTGCGCCACAAGCGCCGCATCTCCGCGCTGGGGCCGGGCGGCCTCACCCGCGAGCGCGCGGGCTTCGACGTGCGCGACGTGCACCGCACCCACTACGGGCGCATCTGCCCCATCGAGACGCCCGAAGGGGCCAACATCGGCCTGATCTCCTCGCTGTCGAGCTACAGCAAGGTGAACGACCTGGGCTTCATTGAGGCGCCGTACCGCCGGGTGGAGCAGGGCCGCGTGACCGACGACGTGGTCTACATGACCGCTGACATCGAGGACCGCTACACCATCGCTCAGGCGAACTCCCCTCTGAACACGGACGGCACCTTCGCCGACGAGCGTGTGCTGGCCCGCCGCAAGGGCGACCCCCTCCTGTACACGCCCAACGAAGTGGACTTCATGGACGTGTCGCCCAAGCAGATCGTCTCCATCAACACGAGCCTGATCCCCTTCCTGGAGCACGACGACGCGAACCGCGCGCTGATGGGTTCGAACATGCAGTCGCAGGCTGTGCCGCTCGTGCGCGCCGACAGCCCTGCCGTGGGCACCGGCGTCGAGGAGCGTGTGGTGACCGACTCCGGCACGAGCGTCATCAGCGACGTGACGGGCCGCGTGAGCTACGTGGACGCCCGCGTGATTCAGGTGACGCTCACCGAGGACGCGCCGCAGGCGGGCATGGTGACGGGTAACATCCGCACCTTCGAACTCGTGCGCTTCACCCGCTCGAACCAGGGCACCAACCTCGACCAGCATCCCATCGTGGAGGTGGGCGACGAGGTCCGGCCCGGGCAGGTCATCGCCGACGGCCCCGCCTCGGACCTCGGGCGACTGGCGCTCGGGCAGAACATCACCATCGCGATCATGCCCTTCGACGGCTTCAACTTCGAGGACGCGATCTGCATCTCCGAGGGGCTCGTCCGCAAGGACTTCTACACCTCGGTCCACATCGAGAAGGACGAGATCGAGGCCCGCGACACCAAGCTCGGCCCGGAGAAGATCACCCGCGACATCCCCGGCCTATCGGAAGCGGCGCTGCGCGATCTCGACGAGGACGGCATCGTGCGCGTGGGCGCGGAAGTCAAGCCCGGCGACATCCTCGTGGGCAAGACCAGCTTCAAGGGCGAGAGCGAGCCGACCCCCGAAGAGCGCCTGCTGCGCTCGATCTTCGGCGAGAAGGCCCGTGAGGTGAAGGACACCTCCCTGCGCGTGCAGTCCGGCCAGGGCGGCATCGTGGTGAAGACCGTGCGCTTCCGCCGCGGGGACGAGGGCGTGGACCTCAAGCCCGGCGTGCGCGAGATGGTGCGTGTGTACGTGGCCCAGAAGCGCCAGCTTCAGGTCGGCGACAAGGTGGCGAACCGCCACGGGAACAAGGGCGTGGTCTCCAAGATTCTGCCCCCGGAAGACATGCCCTACCTGGAAGACGGCACCCCCGTGGACCTCGTGTTCAACCCGCTCGGCGTGCCCAGCCGCATGAACCTCGGCCAGATTCTCGAAACGCACCTCGGCGAGGTCGCGCGCCTGACCGGCCAGAAGTTCGTGACGCCCGTGTTCGACAGCGCCACCGAGATCGCCATCAAGGAGATGCTGGAGGTCGCCGCCGCCGAGAGGTTGCAACGCCGCAAGGACGAGGGCTTCGAACTCGACAGGCGCGAGCAGGAGGTGTTGGACCGCGCCGGGAAGCTCGGCGTGATCAACCCGCCGAACGGTGACTACGAGCCCGCCCAGATGCAGCTCGCCCGCACCGGCAAGAGCATCCTGTTCGACGGCCGCACCGGCGAGCCGATCTCCGGCCCGGTCGTGGTGGGCACCATGTACGTCATGAAGCTCTACCACATGGTCGAGGACAAGCTGCACGCCCGCTCGACCGGCCCGTACTCCCTCATCACCCAGCAGCCGCTCGGCGGCAAGGCGCAGTTCGGCGGCCAGCGCTTCGGGGAGATGGAAGTGTGGGCGCTCGAAGCCTACGGCGCGGCGCACACCCTGCAGGAGATGCTGACGATCAAGTCCGACGACATCGACGGACGCGACGCCGCCTACCAGAGCATCGTCAAGGGTGAGGAAGTCTCCGGCAGCACCATCCCCGAGTCGTTCAAGGTGCTCGTGAAGGAGCTGCACTCCCTCGGCCTGGACGTCGAGGTGCTCGACAACGGCGACAAGCCGGTCGACATCTTCGAAGGGATGATGCCGAAGCGCTGA
- a CDS encoding DNA-directed RNA polymerase subunit beta': MKDFNKVRIAIASPARIREWSFGEVEKPETINYRTLKPEREGLFDERIFGPMKDYECACGKYKRQRYEGKVCERCGVEVTSSKVRRYRMGHIDLATPAAHIWYVKDTPSKIGTLLDLSAGQLEKVLYFSSFLVTQPLNAQKDGRPLKRGELLSDDEYRELRFGRQETYAIPNGQEANIRDGEYVTRGQSLGGNVVSKMDGLAQYRFPRRAEIAYAEQVEASLPLPADVLVEQEAFRAGEILAELEQDVQITSPVDGTAFLHDMGEDSVMVELRDSAAEEGTWGEVLARVYIPHGLNVQVAEGEVVEAGAVLANATAGSRLRVSRDSRLSNVTFPKKKGDVKVTAHWTRRVEYPINPTMHVLVGDGSEVRKGQKVVGAIDKDEEVVAEADGVITLHAPASIIVSKAKVYSYQDEPLVVNGDRVEPGDELADSGNLRSEISGRIEIDLVRKQVRVIESYDFEAKMGAEAVKELLDDMDLDVMEAELGEQMKDSSRHKRAKARKRLEVVRAFKRSGNNPSWMIMETVPVMPPDLRPMVQVDGGRFATSDLNDLYRRLINRNNRLKKLMSQGAPDMIIRNEKRMLQEAVDALIDNGRRGSPVTNPGSDRSLRSLTDLLGGKQGRFRQNLLGKRVDYSGRSVIVVGPQLKLHQCGVPKRMALELFKPFLFKVLEEKGEVTNIKQARKMLERYRDTRDSVWDALEEVIEDKVVLLNRAPTLHRLGIQAFEPVLVEGQSIQLHPLVCEAFNADFDGDQMAIHVPLSAQAQAEARIQMLSAHNLLSPANGEPNVKPSRDIILGIFTLTQLRKDNLGAGSEFASEQDALAALNEGRVALNTPITVNGTETSPGRLRYVFSSPDEAIMAVERGEIDYQDHVRIRLNGTVYETSAGRVMFRRLVQEALGNQAHLVDTLVNLDTAYEKDHLKDMIMGCFKHLGIEATAGLLDALKDSGFRLSTTSGITIGIDDIVLPPNKAELLAEADSKLAEIEQNYEFGFMTEEERYKQVVQLWNDTTDEVKNAVFENFSRNYPFNPLWIMSQSGARGNPQQIRQLAGMRGLMARPDGSTIEVPIKASFREGLTVLEYFISTHGARKGGADTALRTADSGYLTRKLVDVAHEVVVRDVDCGTTDYTVIPLGATDERTGEWRTRKGSEIETSIYGRTLTADVDVAGRTIPAGQMLSLEDVKAITKDAKAISEVFVRTPLNCRVKAGVCQKCYGYDLSQAKPVSMGEAVGVVAAESIGEPGTQLTMRTFHTGGVAGGGDITMGLPRVIELFEARKPKTQAVVADRDGVVRIEEEEERYLVRIEAEDEQYSSKTAMKIGKALRLIVRDGDRVEAGQPLTRGAINPHDLLLYKDTDAAQRYLVEEVQRVYRSQGVKVHDKHIEVIVRQMLRYVEITDGGDTDLLEGQTVERWEVDQANEALADGKTPSSWKPVLLGITKSSLTTKSWLSAASFQHTTHVLTEASMRGQVDELIGLKENVILGKLIPAGTGLMTVREMQVADDRTLEKYGEEGRSPDSVTGTQRYDDTRPSSPTLPGYAD, translated from the coding sequence GTGAAAGATTTCAACAAGGTCCGCATCGCCATCGCCAGCCCCGCCCGCATCCGCGAGTGGAGCTTCGGCGAGGTCGAGAAGCCGGAAACGATCAACTACCGCACCCTGAAACCCGAGCGCGAGGGTCTGTTCGACGAGCGCATCTTCGGGCCGATGAAGGACTACGAGTGCGCCTGCGGCAAGTACAAGCGCCAGCGCTACGAGGGCAAGGTCTGCGAGCGCTGCGGCGTCGAGGTGACCTCCTCCAAGGTGCGCCGCTACCGCATGGGCCACATCGACCTGGCGACCCCCGCCGCGCACATCTGGTACGTGAAGGACACGCCGAGCAAGATCGGCACCCTGCTCGACCTGAGCGCCGGGCAACTGGAGAAGGTGCTGTACTTCAGCTCCTTCCTGGTGACCCAGCCCCTCAACGCGCAGAAGGACGGGCGCCCGCTCAAGCGCGGCGAACTCCTGAGCGACGACGAGTACCGCGAGCTGCGCTTCGGGCGGCAGGAGACGTACGCCATCCCCAACGGGCAGGAAGCCAACATCCGCGACGGCGAGTACGTGACCCGCGGGCAGTCTCTGGGCGGCAACGTCGTGAGCAAGATGGACGGCCTGGCGCAGTACCGCTTCCCCCGCCGCGCCGAGATCGCCTACGCCGAGCAGGTCGAGGCCAGCCTGCCGCTGCCCGCCGACGTGCTGGTGGAGCAGGAAGCCTTCCGCGCGGGTGAGATCCTCGCCGAGCTGGAGCAGGACGTTCAGATCACCTCCCCGGTGGACGGCACCGCGTTCCTGCACGACATGGGCGAGGACTCCGTCATGGTGGAGCTGCGGGACAGCGCCGCCGAGGAAGGCACTTGGGGCGAGGTGCTGGCCCGCGTGTACATCCCCCACGGCCTGAACGTGCAGGTCGCCGAGGGCGAGGTCGTGGAGGCTGGCGCCGTGCTGGCGAACGCCACTGCGGGCAGCCGCCTGCGTGTCAGCCGCGACAGCCGCCTCTCGAACGTCACCTTCCCCAAGAAGAAGGGGGACGTGAAGGTCACGGCCCACTGGACGCGCCGCGTTGAGTACCCCATCAACCCGACCATGCACGTGCTCGTCGGCGACGGCTCGGAAGTCCGCAAGGGCCAGAAGGTCGTCGGCGCCATCGACAAGGATGAGGAGGTCGTGGCCGAGGCCGACGGCGTCATCACCCTGCACGCGCCCGCGAGCATCATCGTCTCCAAGGCGAAGGTGTACTCGTACCAGGACGAGCCCCTCGTCGTGAACGGCGACCGCGTGGAGCCGGGCGACGAGCTGGCCGACTCCGGCAACCTCCGCAGCGAGATCAGCGGGCGCATCGAGATCGACCTCGTCCGCAAGCAGGTTCGCGTGATCGAGTCCTACGACTTCGAGGCCAAGATGGGCGCCGAGGCGGTCAAGGAACTCCTCGACGACATGGACCTCGACGTGATGGAGGCCGAACTCGGCGAGCAGATGAAGGATTCGAGCCGCCACAAGCGTGCCAAGGCCCGCAAGCGGCTGGAAGTGGTGCGCGCCTTCAAGCGCAGCGGCAACAACCCCTCGTGGATGATCATGGAGACGGTCCCGGTCATGCCACCCGATCTTCGGCCGATGGTGCAGGTGGACGGCGGGCGCTTCGCCACGTCGGACCTCAACGACCTGTACCGCCGCCTGATCAACCGCAACAACCGCCTGAAGAAGCTGATGAGCCAGGGCGCCCCCGACATGATCATCCGCAACGAGAAGCGGATGCTGCAGGAGGCCGTGGACGCGCTCATCGACAACGGGCGGCGCGGCTCGCCGGTCACCAACCCCGGCTCCGACCGCTCCCTGCGTTCGCTGACCGACCTGCTCGGCGGCAAGCAGGGCCGCTTCCGGCAGAACCTGCTCGGCAAGCGCGTGGACTACTCCGGCCGTTCAGTGATCGTGGTCGGCCCGCAGCTCAAGCTGCACCAGTGCGGGGTGCCCAAGCGCATGGCGCTCGAACTCTTCAAGCCCTTCCTGTTCAAGGTGCTCGAAGAAAAGGGCGAGGTCACCAACATCAAGCAGGCCCGCAAGATGCTGGAGCGCTACCGCGACACCCGCGACAGCGTGTGGGACGCTCTGGAAGAGGTCATCGAGGACAAGGTCGTGCTGCTCAACCGCGCGCCGACCCTGCACCGCCTCGGCATCCAGGCGTTCGAACCCGTGCTTGTCGAGGGTCAGTCCATCCAGCTTCACCCGCTCGTCTGTGAGGCGTTCAACGCCGACTTCGACGGCGACCAGATGGCGATCCACGTCCCGCTGAGCGCGCAGGCGCAGGCCGAGGCCCGCATTCAAATGCTCTCGGCGCACAACCTGCTCTCGCCCGCGAACGGCGAGCCCAACGTCAAGCCCAGCCGCGACATCATCCTCGGCATCTTCACGCTGACCCAGCTCCGCAAGGACAACCTGGGCGCGGGCAGCGAGTTCGCCAGCGAGCAGGACGCCCTGGCCGCGCTGAACGAGGGCCGGGTCGCGCTGAACACGCCGATCACGGTGAACGGCACCGAGACCAGCCCGGGCCGCCTGCGGTACGTCTTCTCCAGCCCCGACGAGGCGATCATGGCCGTCGAGCGCGGCGAGATCGACTACCAGGACCATGTCCGCATCCGGTTGAACGGCACGGTGTACGAGACCTCCGCCGGGCGCGTGATGTTCCGCCGCCTGGTGCAGGAGGCGCTGGGGAACCAGGCGCACCTGGTCGACACCCTGGTGAACCTCGACACCGCCTACGAGAAGGACCACCTCAAGGACATGATCATGGGGTGCTTCAAGCACCTCGGGATCGAGGCCACCGCCGGGCTGCTGGACGCCCTGAAGGACAGCGGCTTCCGCCTCTCCACGACTTCCGGCATCACCATCGGCATCGACGACATCGTGCTGCCGCCCAACAAGGCGGAGCTGCTCGCCGAGGCCGACAGCAAGCTCGCCGAGATCGAGCAGAACTACGAGTTCGGCTTCATGACCGAGGAAGAGCGGTACAAGCAGGTCGTGCAGCTCTGGAACGACACCACAGACGAGGTGAAGAACGCGGTCTTCGAGAACTTCAGCCGCAACTACCCCTTCAACCCGCTGTGGATCATGAGCCAGTCGGGCGCCCGTGGCAACCCGCAGCAGATCCGCCAGCTCGCGGGCATGCGTGGCCTGATGGCCCGCCCGGACGGCAGCACCATCGAGGTGCCCATTAAGGCGTCCTTCCGCGAGGGCCTGACGGTGCTGGAGTACTTCATCTCCACCCACGGTGCGCGTAAGGGTGGTGCGGACACCGCGCTGCGTACCGCCGACTCGGGCTACCTGACCCGCAAGCTGGTCGACGTGGCCCACGAGGTCGTCGTCCGCGACGTGGACTGCGGCACCACCGACTACACGGTGATCCCGCTGGGCGCGACCGACGAGCGCACGGGCGAGTGGCGCACCCGCAAGGGCAGCGAGATCGAGACGAGCATCTACGGCCGCACCCTGACGGCGGACGTGGACGTGGCGGGCCGCACCATCCCGGCCGGGCAGATGCTCAGTCTGGAGGATGTCAAGGCAATCACGAAGGACGCTAAGGCTATCAGTGAGGTGTTCGTCCGCACGCCGCTGAACTGCCGCGTGAAGGCGGGCGTGTGCCAGAAGTGCTACGGCTACGACCTCTCGCAGGCCAAGCCCGTCTCCATGGGTGAGGCGGTCGGTGTGGTCGCCGCCGAGTCCATCGGCGAGCCCGGCACGCAGCTCACCATGCGTACCTTCCACACCGGTGGTGTGGCGGGCGGCGGTGACATCACGATGGGTCTGCCCCGCGTGATCGAGCTGTTCGAGGCGCGCAAGCCCAAGACCCAGGCGGTCGTCGCCGACCGTGACGGCGTGGTCCGCATCGAGGAGGAGGAGGAGCGTTACCTCGTCCGCATCGAGGCCGAGGACGAGCAGTACTCCTCGAAGACCGCGATGAAGATCGGCAAGGCGCTGCGCCTGATCGTGCGCGACGGCGACCGGGTCGAGGCCGGGCAGCCGCTGACCCGCGGCGCGATCAACCCCCACGACCTGCTGCTGTACAAGGACACCGACGCCGCCCAGCGGTACCTGGTGGAGGAAGTGCAGCGCGTGTACCGCTCGCAGGGCGTGAAGGTCCACGACAAGCACATCGAGGTCATCGTCCGCCAGATGCTGCGCTACGTGGAGATCACCGACGGCGGCGACACCGACCTGCTCGAAGGGCAGACGGTCGAGCGCTGGGAGGTCGACCAGGCGAACGAGGCGCTGGCCGACGGCAAGACCCCGTCCTCCTGGAAGCCCGTCCTGCTCGGCATCACCAAGAGCAGCCTGACGACCAAGAGCTGGCTCTCGGCCGCCTCCTTCCAGCACACGACGCACGTGCTCACCGAGGCCTCCATGCGCGGCCAGGTGGACGAGCTGATCGGCCTGAAGGAGAACGTGATCCTCGGCAAGCTGATTCCCGCCGGAACGGGTCTGATGACCGTCCGCGAGATGCAGGTCGCCGACGACCGCACGCTGGAGAAGTACGGCGAGGAGGGCCGCAGCCCCGACTCGGTCACCGGCACCCAGCGCTACGACGACACCCGCCCCAGCAGCCCCACCCTGCCCGGCTACGCCGACTGA